In Planctomycetota bacterium, the DNA window GAACCGCGGCAGAGGAGCGGCAGCGCCGCCGTCGCCGCTGACCGTGTCAGCGCCCTCGATCTCGAACTCCGCCTGCGCGGTGAGCGCCAGCGTCCTGGGGTGCGAGCCGGGGTTTGAGTGGGCAAGGGCAGTGGGCTGCGCGGGAGCAGCGGACGCCTGGATCATGCGGGGGTGTGACATCGCTACGCGGCCTCCTTGGTGGTTTCGTCGGTGACGGTCTCGTCGGTGTCGGGATTGGAGTCTTCGGGATCAGGCTCGCCCGTTGTGTCGCTTGGGCCGCCGGCCTTGGTGGTGACCGGCAGCCCGAGCTCGCGCATGAGGGCCAGTTCCTTGGCCCGCTGGCGGAGCTCGTCCTCCCAGTCGCGTCCCTGGCGTGCGAACTCGTGCGCGAGCGTTGTGGTGTGGTTGGCCAGGCGGGTTGCCTGTGCGTTGGCTTCCTTGGCCGGGTCGACATGCTCGACGCCGTCCCAGAACCAGACGTGCGGTGTGGCTGCGCCGCGCACACGCATCGCCTGGGGCAGCAGCCCCTCGACCAGCGCGGCCTCATCGAGCCAGGCGCGGAGCAAGCGGTCCAGCACCGTCTGCTGGAGGCGGTGCTGCTCGACACGGATGCTCTTGAAGTAGGTCTGATGGTCCAGGCGGCCCGAGGCGTAGTTGTAGCCGGAGCTGTTCCCGGCCGCGACGTTGAAGGGCATGTTCAGGCAGCGGGCGATCTCGTTGAGGATCTCGCGCTTGAACTCGCCGTAGGTCGTTGATGGGTGCTCGGCGTGGACCTGCCCGAGCTTCCAGCCGCCGGGCAGCACGGTGGCCATCCGCTTCTCGAGCTCGACCTCGTCCATCGGTTCGAGCGGGTCGGCCTCGCCGTTGGCGGGCGCATCGGTGTAGAGCACCGCCGCGAAGTCCGCGGCCGTCTCGGCGGCGGCGATCACCGCCAGCGTGTAGCGGCGGAGCTGCGCGAAGAGCGGCAGGGCGGGTGTGATGTCCGGGATGCCGCGCCACTGGCCCGGCCGGTCGGGCCGGAAGTAGTGCAGCACGGACGCCGCGGGGTAGGTGTCGTGGTCTCGAACGGTGTGCCACGCCCCGTCGCCGGGGTGGTGCCGCAGCACGTGGTACGCCACCGGCAGCCCGCTGGGGTCGAAGACGATGCCGTCGACATCGGTCACTGCCTGACCGGTGGGCGTGCGCCCGAACCACGGCGTGCAGACCTGATCAGGTTCGAGCAGGCGCAGGTCGAGCTTGACGGGTGTGTCGAGCCCGGGGCTGGAGATCAGAAGGCCGAACGCCTCGCCGCTCTCGGCCCGGGCCATCCGCATGCTGCGGAGCTTGCCGGGCAGGTCGATCGCCGCCGACCAGGCCTCGAAGGCTTCCTCGACGCGGGCGTTGACCGACGTGTCGGGCGTGAGCATCTGCAGCCGAGGCCCGGTGCCGATGGTGTCGTTGGCCAGCGTGAGGACGATGCCCTTGGCGTAGGAGTTGTTGGCCACCTCGTAGCGGGCGCGGTTGCGCAGGATGCGCCGCACCTCGGGGCTAACGGCCGCGTTGGGCGAGAGCCCGTCGGCCGCGGCCCAGTGGCGGCGGTTGTCGGCGGTGGTCTGTGCCGAGTCGAACCGCGCCCGGACCATCCGTGTCCGCTGAGGCACGATCGCCGTGGCGGCCCGGACCGGGTCGGCCCGGCGCGAGAGCGGGGCGAGCAGGCGCTTCAGCATCCGCCCTCCCGTCCGCCGGTGCCACCGGCCCCCCCGGCCCCCCCGGCCACGATCTTGAACAGCCGGATCCCCAGCCCGCGCCGGCGCGTGGCCCGCTTGGACTCGAGGTAGCGGTCCGCCTCGATCTGGTCGCGGATCGCGTGCTGCTCGACCGACTGCCCGTCCACCGAGGCCTTGGCAGGCCCGGCGGCGTTGTCGGCGATCGCCTGTTCGAGATTGGGGGTGGGATCGGGCA includes these proteins:
- a CDS encoding phage portal protein, which gives rise to MLKRLLAPLSRRADPVRAATAIVPQRTRMVRARFDSAQTTADNRRHWAAADGLSPNAAVSPEVRRILRNRARYEVANNSYAKGIVLTLANDTIGTGPRLQMLTPDTSVNARVEEAFEAWSAAIDLPGKLRSMRMARAESGEAFGLLISSPGLDTPVKLDLRLLEPDQVCTPWFGRTPTGQAVTDVDGIVFDPSGLPVAYHVLRHHPGDGAWHTVRDHDTYPAASVLHYFRPDRPGQWRGIPDITPALPLFAQLRRYTLAVIAAAETAADFAAVLYTDAPANGEADPLEPMDEVELEKRMATVLPGGWKLGQVHAEHPSTTYGEFKREILNEIARCLNMPFNVAAGNSSGYNYASGRLDHQTYFKSIRVEQHRLQQTVLDRLLRAWLDEAALVEGLLPQAMRVRGAATPHVWFWDGVEHVDPAKEANAQATRLANHTTTLAHEFARQGRDWEDELRQRAKELALMRELGLPVTTKAGGPSDTTGEPDPEDSNPDTDETVTDETTKEAA